From the Brevibacillus choshinensis genome, one window contains:
- a CDS encoding DUF2062 domain-containing protein encodes MKTNAKKYIFFQRVIRAFRLNFIKLFRSPGGAKKVSLGFAIGFGLEMIVISTASLIYLLFYPIVRLFRGSLPAAIIGNVIGKLTFLPVLLLPVAHRLGRIIYPVKIEGARMPHHAFKALLSGNFQVLTDILYGGLHVLIGMSIIGACLGVVSYFVIYKLYEKQRELRLVKRHQRKNNARLENSLG; translated from the coding sequence GTGAAAACCAATGCGAAAAAATACATTTTTTTCCAAAGAGTCATTCGTGCCTTTCGACTAAATTTCATCAAATTATTTCGTTCTCCCGGTGGGGCTAAAAAGGTTTCGTTAGGATTTGCCATCGGATTTGGATTAGAGATGATTGTGATTTCAACCGCGTCCCTGATTTATTTGCTGTTTTATCCAATCGTTCGATTATTTCGTGGCTCGCTTCCGGCTGCCATTATCGGAAATGTGATTGGAAAGTTAACTTTTTTACCTGTTCTTCTTTTACCAGTGGCTCACAGACTCGGCAGAATCATCTACCCCGTCAAAATCGAGGGAGCAAGAATGCCCCATCATGCGTTCAAAGCGCTGTTGTCTGGGAATTTTCAGGTGCTTACCGATATCCTTTATGGGGGACTGCACGTTTTAATCGGTATGTCGATAATTGGTGCATGCCTGGGTGTTGTTTCTTATTTTGTTATTTACAAACTGTATGAAAAGCAGAGAGAGCTTCGTCTCGTTAAAAGACATCAACGAAAAAACAATGCAAGGCTCGAAAACTCTCTAGGCTGA
- a CDS encoding SF0329 family protein produces MSWSKLKQHLESFLCPALYGRVEYRATGYRYLPDKAGLCYIAVDKKNVLNMSDKSTLIKWYQTELEIKNDSDIQIPISDEEIEAVRKDTKGIVPEDRLKVIARSRRISEYAKELLLAQVSLSKSNFSGVANKFLSISIEESMESNDILLNILALVDRRVGKKRILNMAEKMKLKHPIVQYFYELRLSTL; encoded by the coding sequence ATGTCCTGGAGCAAATTGAAGCAACATCTGGAGAGTTTTCTCTGTCCTGCGTTATATGGAAGGGTTGAATACCGTGCAACCGGCTATCGTTATTTGCCAGATAAAGCAGGACTTTGTTATATTGCGGTAGATAAAAAGAATGTACTCAATATGAGTGATAAATCTACCTTAATCAAATGGTATCAGACGGAGCTGGAAATTAAGAATGATTCAGATATCCAAATTCCTATCAGCGATGAAGAAATTGAAGCTGTCAGAAAAGATACCAAGGGAATAGTTCCGGAGGATCGTCTAAAAGTAATTGCAAGAAGTAGAAGAATATCAGAATATGCAAAGGAGCTTTTGTTAGCGCAGGTATCATTAAGTAAATCAAATTTTAGCGGTGTAGCTAATAAATTTTTATCCATTTCTATAGAGGAAAGCATGGAGAGCAATGATATATTATTGAATATTCTAGCCTTGGTGGACAGACGAGTTGGAAAAAAGCGAATTTTAAACATGGCCGAGAAAATGAAGTTAAAGCATCCAATTGTGCAGTATTTTTATGAACTACGTCTTAGTACCTTATGA
- a CDS encoding tyrosine-type recombinase/integrase: MKEFLDFINEGYLSVITGNTRSINYHIKNRERDRAIISLALATGLRTMELANLELDDLNMRNGVIDVLGKGNQKDTLPFGPLAKEHLQAYLDIRTDRY, encoded by the coding sequence ATGAAGGAGTTTCTGGATTTTATCAATGAAGGATACCTCTCTGTGATAACGGGGAATACACGGAGTATTAACTATCACATAAAAAACCGAGAAAGGGATCGTGCAATCATATCTTTAGCGCTTGCTACAGGATTGCGAACTATGGAACTTGCAAACCTGGAGCTTGATGATCTAAACATGAGAAATGGTGTCATTGACGTATTAGGGAAAGGAAATCAGAAGGATACCCTCCCTTTTGGTCCACTGGCCAAAGAACATTTACAAGCATACCTCGACATACGAACTGATCGATATTAG
- a CDS encoding MBOAT family O-acyltransferase: protein MVFSSVSFLFFFLPLVLTLYFAVPFKYKNTILLIFSLLFYAWGEPRYIVLMIISIIMNYGFGIWIDQTENHTKKRTTILSLAIVVNIGLLGFFKYANFFVDVVNQALQTNIHVTHVPLPLGISFYTFHALSYLIDVYRKTERAQRKLFNLSLYITFFPQLVAGPIIRYNSVAEQLSKRVFSSIQFAEGIKRFILGLSKKVLLANPLGFVADTVFATPVMDLSSGSAWIGIIAYTLQIYYDFSGYSDMAIGLGKMFGFEFAENFNYPYISKSVSEFWRRWHISLGSWFRDYVYIPLGGSKVAPWKMYRNLLIVWGLTGFWHGASWTFIAWGIYYGILIALEKAGLEKIMSRIYPLNHVVVLMLVMIGWVFFRADNFGYAADFILAMFHSRGNDIFDSQALALLSINWIPFAIGIMVAVPIFPKLQKWQFSKPITNVQTVFALLIHCFLFAEVILYLINSTYNPFLYFRF from the coding sequence TTGGTCTTCAGTTCTGTCAGCTTTTTGTTTTTCTTTTTGCCGCTTGTCCTAACCCTCTATTTTGCGGTTCCTTTCAAATACAAAAATACGATTCTATTAATTTTCAGTCTCCTTTTCTATGCCTGGGGTGAGCCGAGGTACATTGTTCTGATGATCATATCCATTATCATGAACTACGGGTTTGGGATATGGATCGATCAGACGGAAAATCATACAAAAAAGAGAACCACGATATTATCGTTGGCGATCGTTGTCAATATCGGACTTCTGGGCTTCTTTAAGTATGCGAACTTCTTTGTAGATGTTGTGAACCAAGCGCTGCAAACGAATATTCATGTTACACATGTACCGCTGCCGCTAGGTATTTCTTTTTATACGTTTCATGCACTTAGTTATTTAATCGATGTCTACCGGAAAACAGAAAGAGCGCAACGAAAGCTTTTCAATTTGTCCCTCTACATCACCTTCTTCCCGCAGCTTGTAGCAGGTCCAATCATTCGCTACAATTCTGTCGCCGAGCAGCTCAGCAAACGTGTATTCTCTTCCATACAATTCGCAGAGGGAATTAAACGATTTATATTGGGGTTGTCGAAAAAAGTACTCTTGGCCAATCCCCTTGGCTTCGTAGCGGACACCGTGTTCGCCACGCCTGTCATGGACCTTTCATCCGGAAGCGCCTGGATTGGAATTATCGCTTATACGTTGCAGATCTATTATGATTTTTCGGGTTACAGTGATATGGCGATCGGGCTGGGGAAAATGTTTGGCTTCGAGTTCGCCGAGAATTTTAACTATCCGTATATTTCCAAAAGTGTTTCCGAGTTCTGGAGACGCTGGCACATTTCTCTTGGCAGTTGGTTCAGGGACTATGTATATATCCCGCTCGGCGGAAGCAAAGTGGCACCATGGAAAATGTATCGCAACTTATTGATCGTGTGGGGGCTGACAGGATTCTGGCACGGAGCAAGTTGGACGTTTATTGCTTGGGGGATCTACTACGGCATCCTGATCGCTCTGGAAAAAGCCGGTCTCGAGAAGATCATGTCCAGAATTTATCCGCTAAACCATGTTGTGGTGCTGATGCTTGTCATGATCGGATGGGTATTCTTCCGTGCCGACAACTTTGGGTATGCAGCAGATTTCATCCTGGCCATGTTTCATTCCCGTGGTAACGACATATTCGATTCCCAAGCTCTCGCGTTGTTATCGATCAATTGGATTCCATTTGCCATAGGCATAATGGTTGCCGTACCTATTTTTCCCAAGCTACAAAAATGGCAATTCAGCAAGCCGATCACAAACGTGCAAACCGTTTTTGCCTTGCTGATTCACTGCTTCCTGTTTGCGGAAGTGATCTTATATCTGATCAATTCTACCTATAACCCTTTCTTGTATTTTCGATTCTAG
- a CDS encoding DHHW family protein: MSKSISIAYMVAFLTIIFVFAIGSALLPEKDVSAVENRSMSKLPDVSVQTVTTSRFYEDMNQYFNDQIVFRNEMVSLYQRQQNSSLFNSMLLENLLHDKAEHKPEDGTVVNDSRIVSNLVLINNKWILPVPDTVVHTSEIDAATAKLNEAVAFANEQKTETFFVLNPSRTLSLMHLYPPYLQTDAYAKSRDYFLSKLDKNINVVDIRSKFDTFTNAQLEELYLETDHHWNIKGAFTAYQEVIRQLSNKSTQFKGEPMSLGEIRESELTDGRFEGSYNRQINVAIDPEKADRTMIYEPIVPFTFTHFEVINTDGKQTVRDYSDFYGYKIGQNQVSYGTLFGGDRRKIVYENENAGNQLNVLLLKDSFMNPLTPFFAQHFNKLTVYDNRYYSEFSLKKILSSEHYDILIIALHDDNLYSQNYVFEKRDGR; this comes from the coding sequence ATGAGTAAATCTATTTCCATCGCATATATGGTCGCCTTTCTCACCATTATTTTTGTGTTTGCCATTGGCAGCGCCCTTTTACCAGAAAAGGACGTCTCTGCCGTCGAGAACAGGTCGATGAGCAAGCTGCCAGATGTCAGCGTCCAGACTGTGACGACATCTCGTTTCTACGAAGACATGAATCAGTATTTCAACGATCAGATCGTGTTTCGCAACGAAATGGTGAGCCTCTATCAAAGACAGCAAAATTCCAGCCTGTTTAACTCGATGCTGTTGGAAAACCTACTTCACGATAAAGCCGAGCACAAACCCGAAGACGGAACGGTTGTAAACGACTCGCGCATCGTGTCCAATCTGGTGTTGATCAACAACAAATGGATTTTGCCGGTTCCAGATACTGTCGTGCATACCAGCGAAATAGACGCAGCAACGGCAAAATTAAACGAAGCGGTCGCATTCGCCAACGAGCAAAAAACAGAAACGTTTTTCGTTTTGAATCCGTCGCGGACGCTATCGCTGATGCATTTGTATCCGCCTTACTTGCAAACCGACGCTTACGCCAAATCGAGAGACTATTTCTTGTCCAAGCTCGACAAAAACATAAACGTCGTGGATATCAGAAGCAAGTTTGATACCTTTACGAATGCGCAGTTGGAAGAACTTTACCTGGAAACCGACCATCATTGGAATATCAAAGGCGCGTTTACGGCTTATCAAGAGGTGATACGCCAACTCTCAAACAAGTCGACCCAATTCAAAGGAGAGCCCATGTCTTTGGGTGAGATTCGCGAGTCTGAATTAACGGATGGCAGGTTTGAAGGCAGCTATAACAGGCAAATAAATGTTGCCATCGATCCCGAAAAAGCCGATCGAACAATGATTTACGAACCGATCGTGCCGTTCACTTTTACACATTTTGAAGTGATTAATACAGATGGAAAACAGACCGTTCGAGACTATAGCGATTTTTATGGATACAAAATAGGGCAAAACCAGGTTTCATATGGCACACTCTTTGGCGGAGACAGACGAAAAATCGTGTATGAAAACGAGAATGCAGGTAACCAATTGAATGTCCTGTTGCTGAAAGATTCATTCATGAATCCGCTCACACCTTTTTTCGCGCAACATTTTAACAAACTGACGGTTTACGACAATCGTTACTACTCGGAGTTCAGCTTGAAAAAGATTTTATCAAGCGAGCATTATGACATTCTGATTATCGCTTTGCATGATGATAACCTTTATAGTCAAAATTATGTTTTTGAAAAACGTGATGGCAGGTAG
- a CDS encoding RraA family protein produces the protein MSTVVEKFQTVPTTCISDTMQGLNNLDPAIKPLKEEYHIAGRAFTVKMPVGDNLSVLQAIRDAQPGDILVIDAKGDTYRAIAGDFVVGLAQTMGIKGIVVDGVIRDIVGIKKLDFPVFCKGTTVAASGKAGWGEVNVPISCGGVSIQPGDIIVADADGVVVVPQSKEEQILEQALDKLEKDQVRESSVAGNREAVIQYLDKFLGRK, from the coding sequence ATGTCCACTGTCGTAGAAAAGTTCCAAACCGTTCCCACCACATGCATTTCCGATACGATGCAAGGCCTGAATAACCTCGATCCAGCCATCAAACCACTCAAAGAGGAATATCATATTGCGGGAAGAGCATTCACTGTTAAAATGCCCGTTGGTGACAATCTGTCCGTATTGCAAGCCATTCGGGATGCACAACCAGGCGATATTCTCGTCATCGATGCCAAGGGCGACACCTACCGTGCGATCGCGGGAGATTTTGTTGTGGGCCTCGCGCAAACCATGGGCATCAAAGGCATTGTAGTAGATGGTGTCATTCGTGACATCGTGGGGATCAAGAAGCTGGATTTCCCTGTCTTTTGCAAAGGAACGACGGTCGCTGCGAGTGGCAAGGCTGGCTGGGGAGAAGTAAACGTCCCGATCTCTTGCGGAGGTGTCAGCATTCAACCAGGAGATATCATTGTGGCCGACGCAGATGGTGTGGTTGTTGTGCCGCAGTCGAAGGAAGAGCAGATTTTGGAGCAGGCACTCGACAAGCTGGAAAAGGATCAAGTGCGCGAGTCATCAGTTGCTGGTAATCGTGAGGCGGTTATTCAGTATTTGGATAAGTTTTTGGGGAGGAAATAA
- a CDS encoding isocitrate/isopropylmalate dehydrogenase family protein, with product MATYKIGVLNGDGIGPEIVKASVEVIAAVAEYAGTTTIDFVPLPMGWEGIETHGEPIPDLTKETLRGCHGWIMGPHDSSSYPPEHKEKRNPSGELRHHFDLYANIRPSKTISGIKSVVGEADLVIFRENTEGFYPDRNMHAGLGEYMITPDIAVVNGVFTRKASERIAHAAFRMAMQRKRKVTIVHKANVIRLGYGLFLDTCREVAKQYPEVKVEDYHIDAMAAHLVRRAKEFDVIVTTNMFGDILSDLAGELVGSLGLAPSINTNDQQAMAQAAHGSAPDIAGKNIANPVGEMLSTVMLLDWLSARHQDQNLYRVARLAEQAIMETMEAGICTRDLGGTASTTEFTAAIIERIASGGK from the coding sequence ATGGCAACCTATAAAATCGGCGTACTAAACGGAGACGGAATCGGCCCGGAGATTGTAAAAGCGAGCGTAGAGGTCATTGCAGCAGTAGCCGAATATGCAGGTACAACGACGATAGATTTCGTACCACTGCCTATGGGGTGGGAAGGGATCGAGACGCATGGAGAGCCGATACCTGACTTGACCAAAGAAACATTGCGAGGGTGCCATGGCTGGATCATGGGACCACACGACTCCTCGTCGTATCCACCCGAACACAAAGAAAAGCGCAATCCGAGTGGAGAGCTGCGTCATCACTTTGACCTGTATGCAAACATTCGCCCTAGCAAGACAATCTCTGGAATCAAAAGCGTGGTAGGGGAAGCGGACTTGGTCATTTTTCGGGAGAATACAGAGGGGTTTTACCCTGACCGAAACATGCATGCAGGTCTAGGAGAGTACATGATTACGCCAGATATCGCGGTCGTAAATGGAGTCTTTACACGAAAGGCTTCCGAGAGAATTGCCCATGCTGCGTTTCGCATGGCGATGCAACGTAAGCGCAAAGTGACGATTGTCCATAAAGCGAATGTCATCAGACTGGGGTATGGATTGTTTCTCGATACCTGTCGTGAGGTGGCAAAACAATACCCTGAAGTAAAAGTAGAGGACTACCACATTGATGCAATGGCTGCCCATCTCGTGCGAAGAGCGAAAGAATTTGATGTGATCGTGACGACGAATATGTTTGGAGATATTTTATCTGACTTGGCTGGTGAACTGGTAGGCAGTCTGGGATTGGCGCCATCTATTAATACGAATGACCAGCAGGCGATGGCCCAGGCCGCCCATGGTTCGGCACCTGATATCGCTGGGAAAAACATCGCGAATCCCGTAGGGGAAATGCTCTCGACTGTGATGCTCCTCGATTGGCTCTCTGCGCGTCACCAAGATCAGAATTTGTACCGCGTCGCACGCCTTGCGGAACAGGCGATTATGGAGACAATGGAAGCAGGGATTTGCACGCGTGATTTGGGTGGAACAGCATCCACCACAGAATTCACAGCGGCGATTATCGAGCGGATCGCTTCAGGAGGGAAATAA
- a CDS encoding aspartate/glutamate racemase family protein, with protein sequence MATSPTRIGLIHATMNSVQPIHDAFRAQAPHVILLNFMDEGLIFELNETGVITTAMIRRLVALIARAEESGVDGILLTCSSFSPYVPQIRSLFSTPVMSADTSMLEYAVSTAQRIGVIATVGTAGPITTQQLQEIAVEQGKTVEVQTEVITEAFVALQNGERAQHDELIHQKIRELSVTNEVILLAQMSMARALLSLAEPPSTPVLTSPEISIRTILHLLESKRVARS encoded by the coding sequence ATGGCGACATCTCCTACCCGCATTGGTCTGATTCATGCGACGATGAATTCAGTGCAGCCCATCCATGACGCTTTTCGGGCTCAAGCACCACACGTGATACTGCTAAACTTTATGGACGAAGGATTGATCTTTGAGTTAAATGAAACAGGTGTCATTACAACAGCGATGATTCGACGACTCGTTGCGCTCATTGCGCGAGCCGAAGAAAGTGGAGTGGATGGAATTTTACTAACTTGCTCTTCGTTTTCTCCGTACGTGCCTCAAATTAGAAGCCTGTTCTCTACACCGGTAATGAGTGCCGACACGAGTATGTTGGAGTACGCGGTGAGTACCGCTCAGCGTATCGGGGTAATCGCGACGGTAGGAACAGCAGGGCCAATCACTACCCAGCAGCTACAAGAGATCGCTGTCGAGCAGGGCAAGACTGTCGAAGTTCAGACGGAGGTAATCACCGAAGCGTTTGTCGCTCTGCAAAATGGCGAGAGGGCCCAGCATGACGAGCTAATCCACCAAAAGATTCGGGAGCTTTCGGTCACCAACGAAGTGATATTGTTGGCACAAATGTCGATGGCACGCGCATTGCTGAGTTTAGCGGAACCGCCGTCAACGCCAGTTCTCACTAGCCCGGAAATTAGTATCCGTACGATCTTGCATTTACTAGAAAGCAAACGCGTTGCGCGAAGCTGA
- a CDS encoding MFS transporter: MILRNVLFITFGFQIMIFATRPMMTLYAADMGADTFLIGILAATFAFFPLLFAIHAGKIADCFGDRMPLFLSNIGCAVGLTLPFLFPTLWSLFVSQAIVGVSHVFINVCMQNVLGKAATKENRDHYFSVFSTVVAFASFIGPVLGGYLAEQVSYASVFMVSEAISVIPIGFSLLIPAMVGQKKEKAPEDAGNSFTLLKIPLLRKALATSALVLYSRDIYVAYFPLYASHLGISDSSIGWIIAIQGLAMVPVRLFLAKLAEVAGRDKVLLFSILTAGISFLLIPFVSNVVLLLILSAIMGVGLGCGQPLSLTTTYNASPKTRTGEVLGLRLASNRLSQLVAPLFFGVIGSWGGLVAVFYISGAFLLGGAFLTKEKTLPAEVKGSIGN; this comes from the coding sequence ATGATTCTTCGCAATGTGCTCTTCATTACTTTTGGCTTCCAGATCATGATCTTCGCAACCAGACCGATGATGACGCTATACGCTGCCGATATGGGGGCAGACACGTTTCTCATTGGGATTCTCGCAGCGACCTTTGCCTTTTTTCCTTTGCTGTTTGCGATTCACGCGGGTAAAATTGCCGATTGCTTCGGGGATCGGATGCCTCTTTTCCTGTCGAACATCGGTTGTGCAGTCGGTTTAACCCTTCCTTTTTTATTCCCAACGCTGTGGTCACTCTTTGTCTCTCAAGCGATCGTCGGAGTCTCTCACGTTTTCATCAATGTCTGCATGCAAAATGTATTGGGAAAAGCAGCGACCAAAGAAAATCGCGACCATTACTTCAGTGTCTTCAGTACGGTTGTAGCTTTTGCGAGCTTTATCGGGCCTGTCCTCGGTGGATATTTAGCGGAGCAAGTCTCCTATGCTTCTGTATTTATGGTGTCTGAAGCAATCAGTGTCATTCCGATTGGGTTTTCCTTGTTGATCCCGGCAATGGTCGGACAAAAGAAGGAAAAGGCTCCTGAGGATGCGGGGAATTCTTTTACGCTACTGAAAATTCCGTTGTTACGTAAGGCTTTGGCCACCAGCGCATTGGTTCTGTATTCCCGAGACATTTATGTGGCCTACTTTCCGTTGTACGCCAGCCATCTGGGGATCTCAGACTCCAGTATTGGGTGGATCATTGCCATCCAAGGGCTGGCGATGGTTCCTGTCCGTTTGTTTTTAGCCAAGCTGGCGGAGGTAGCAGGCAGAGACAAGGTCCTTCTCTTCTCCATTCTAACTGCTGGCATCTCGTTCTTGCTGATTCCTTTTGTGAGTAACGTAGTGTTGTTGCTCATTCTGAGTGCCATCATGGGAGTGGGACTGGGGTGCGGACAACCTTTGTCATTGACGACTACCTACAATGCTTCGCCGAAGACCCGCACAGGGGAAGTACTAGGTCTGCGGCTGGCATCCAACCGACTTTCGCAATTGGTTGCGCCATTATTCTTTGGAGTCATCGGAAGCTGGGGTGGGCTGGTAGCCGTGTTTTACATTAGCGGAGCGTTTTTGTTGGGGGGAGCCTTCTTGACGAAAGAAAAGACTCTTCCTGCTGAAGTAAAAGGTTCAATAGGAAACTGA